A window from Marinobacter salsuginis encodes these proteins:
- a CDS encoding efflux RND transporter permease subunit, which translates to MFNRVVDWAVQNRLLVLIALAVLIATAAFQIPKLNLDAFPDVTNVQVAVNTEAPGLAAEEVEQLITYPIEAVMYALPDVEEVRSISKTGLSGVTVVFKEGTDIYFARQLVFERLQAARELIPDGVGVPEMGPNTSGLGQVYQYLLIADPNSGYDAMELRSLHDWLVKLLLIPAEGVTEILSFGGEVRQYQVNLNPARMLSYDLSQNDVMHALENNNSNVGGWYMGRGQEQLVIRGMGWLGNGEQGLEQIRQVPVKTSDGITVTVDDVAQVGLGTEIRQGAVTMTRKDEDGQVEQLGEVVSGIVLKRMGANTKATIDGIEARIERINQALPSGVRFEPYYNQADLVTKAVETVTNALLLAFVFIAIVLALFLMNLRATTLVLLSIPISIGIALMIMAWFGLSANLMSLGGIAVAIGMLVDGSVVMVENMFKHLTHPDAEHDAHRDELIENDPDPLDASHDDHGIALRLQEAGREVARPIFFATAIILVVFMPLFSFEGVEAKLFQPMAISIMLAIVSAVIVALIVVPALASFVFRKGIRERESFVLKPLEKLYRQGLDWSLKHTRSVVGAAAVLVVLAALVVPRLGTEFVPELEEGTINLRVTLAPSSSLDTAIEVAPKLEAMLMEFPEVTYALSRAGRAEIGGDPEPVNNIEIYIGLKPTSEWTSASNRYELQALFEEKLEQHPGLLFNFSQPIATRVDELLSGVRAQLAIKLFGPDLDVLAEKGQQIEAAVRTVQGTRDVAMEQIAGEAQLVVQPDRQALSRYGLAVSDVMSVVRDGLGGAAAGQIINGNERYDIYVRLAKRFREDRDAIADLRLQAPSGAWVRLGDVADVSIESGPPQVRRDDVQRRVVIQSNVQGRDMGSVVADIQDTIASEVNLPPGYSVDIGGQFENQQRAQKRLAIVVPVSLGLIALLLYFAFSSVGQALLILVNVPLAVIGGVFSLWISGQYLSVPSSVGFITLFGVAVLNGVVMVESINQRIQDGLSVDAAVFEGAVSRLRPVLMTAITSALGLIPMLLSTGVGAEIQKPLASVIVGGLVTATFLTLFVLPALFTRFSRAKLDDMQR; encoded by the coding sequence ATGTTCAACCGAGTTGTCGACTGGGCGGTTCAGAACCGCCTGTTGGTTCTTATTGCGCTAGCAGTGCTTATCGCCACGGCCGCGTTTCAGATCCCAAAACTGAATCTTGATGCCTTCCCTGACGTTACAAACGTCCAGGTCGCTGTTAACACAGAGGCGCCCGGACTTGCGGCTGAGGAGGTCGAGCAGCTGATCACCTATCCCATTGAAGCGGTGATGTATGCGTTGCCGGATGTTGAGGAGGTTCGATCCATTTCCAAAACCGGGTTGTCCGGTGTCACCGTGGTCTTTAAAGAGGGCACGGATATCTATTTCGCGCGTCAACTGGTGTTCGAGCGGTTGCAGGCCGCGCGGGAGCTGATTCCGGACGGGGTCGGGGTGCCTGAAATGGGCCCGAATACGTCCGGTCTCGGCCAAGTCTACCAGTACTTGTTGATAGCGGACCCGAATTCGGGGTACGACGCAATGGAATTGCGCAGCTTGCACGACTGGCTGGTCAAACTGTTGCTGATACCGGCCGAAGGGGTTACAGAAATCCTGTCGTTTGGCGGAGAAGTTCGCCAGTACCAGGTGAACCTGAATCCGGCTCGAATGTTGTCCTATGACTTATCACAGAATGACGTCATGCATGCCCTGGAAAACAACAACTCCAATGTTGGGGGCTGGTATATGGGCCGCGGACAGGAGCAGTTGGTTATTCGCGGTATGGGATGGCTGGGCAATGGCGAGCAGGGGCTGGAGCAGATCCGTCAGGTACCCGTTAAAACCAGTGACGGCATCACAGTAACCGTGGACGATGTCGCTCAGGTGGGACTTGGCACTGAAATTCGCCAGGGTGCGGTGACCATGACCCGGAAGGACGAAGACGGTCAAGTTGAACAACTGGGTGAAGTGGTTTCTGGCATTGTACTCAAACGAATGGGGGCCAACACAAAAGCCACCATCGACGGCATCGAGGCTCGCATTGAGCGCATAAATCAGGCGCTTCCGAGTGGGGTTCGTTTTGAGCCCTATTACAACCAGGCGGATCTGGTGACCAAGGCAGTAGAGACGGTGACGAATGCGCTTTTGTTGGCTTTTGTGTTTATTGCGATTGTGCTTGCTCTCTTCCTGATGAATCTGCGAGCAACAACGCTCGTGCTGCTTTCAATACCGATTTCCATCGGTATTGCCCTGATGATCATGGCCTGGTTCGGTCTCTCGGCCAACTTGATGTCTCTGGGCGGCATTGCTGTGGCAATTGGCATGCTGGTGGACGGCTCTGTTGTTATGGTCGAGAACATGTTCAAACATCTGACGCATCCCGATGCTGAGCATGACGCCCATCGAGATGAATTGATTGAAAACGACCCCGATCCGTTGGACGCGTCACACGATGATCATGGCATTGCGCTCAGACTCCAGGAAGCCGGCCGGGAAGTGGCGCGCCCCATCTTTTTCGCCACGGCGATTATCTTGGTCGTTTTCATGCCTCTGTTCAGCTTTGAAGGTGTGGAAGCCAAGCTGTTCCAGCCAATGGCGATCAGCATCATGCTGGCCATTGTGTCCGCTGTGATCGTTGCTCTGATCGTCGTGCCTGCGTTGGCTTCGTTTGTGTTTCGCAAGGGTATCCGGGAACGGGAAAGCTTCGTTTTAAAACCTCTTGAGAAGCTTTATCGCCAGGGCCTTGACTGGTCGCTGAAACACACCCGATCTGTTGTCGGTGCTGCCGCTGTTCTTGTGGTGCTGGCGGCCCTGGTCGTGCCGCGACTCGGCACTGAGTTTGTCCCTGAACTGGAAGAAGGGACGATCAACCTCCGGGTGACGCTGGCCCCTTCATCAAGCCTTGATACGGCGATTGAAGTTGCGCCAAAACTGGAAGCCATGTTGATGGAATTTCCAGAAGTGACTTACGCTCTGTCCCGGGCTGGTCGAGCAGAAATAGGGGGCGACCCGGAGCCCGTCAACAACATAGAGATCTATATTGGCTTAAAGCCAACTTCGGAGTGGACCAGCGCCAGTAATCGCTACGAATTGCAGGCCCTGTTTGAGGAGAAGCTCGAACAGCACCCGGGGCTACTGTTTAACTTTTCTCAGCCTATCGCGACTCGGGTTGATGAATTGTTGTCAGGTGTTCGTGCGCAGTTGGCCATCAAACTCTTTGGCCCGGATCTCGACGTACTGGCGGAGAAAGGCCAGCAGATTGAAGCGGCGGTCCGAACAGTTCAGGGAACACGAGACGTCGCCATGGAGCAGATTGCTGGTGAAGCGCAGTTGGTGGTTCAGCCTGACCGTCAGGCACTCTCCCGGTACGGACTCGCCGTGTCTGATGTGATGAGTGTCGTCCGGGATGGACTGGGTGGTGCCGCCGCAGGCCAGATCATCAACGGAAATGAGCGGTACGATATCTATGTGCGTCTGGCCAAACGTTTCCGGGAGGACCGGGATGCCATTGCCGATCTCAGGTTACAAGCGCCGTCCGGGGCCTGGGTGAGACTCGGTGATGTGGCCGATGTGTCTATTGAGTCCGGCCCGCCTCAGGTGCGCCGCGATGACGTGCAGCGCCGTGTGGTCATTCAGTCCAATGTGCAGGGTCGTGACATGGGCAGTGTGGTTGCCGATATTCAAGATACCATCGCGTCAGAAGTGAACCTTCCCCCCGGCTATTCGGTGGATATTGGTGGTCAATTTGAAAACCAGCAGCGAGCTCAGAAGCGATTGGCCATTGTGGTTCCTGTATCCTTGGGTCTGATTGCGTTGTTGTTGTACTTTGCTTTCAGTTCGGTTGGTCAGGCGCTGCTGATTCTTGTCAACGTACCGCTTGCTGTCATTGGTGGCGTCTTTTCACTCTGGATCTCCGGCCAGTACCTTTCCGTGCCCAGTTCCGTTGGATTTATCACACTGTTTGGTGTGGCGGTGCTTAACGGAGTCGTTATGGTCGAAAG
- a CDS encoding efflux RND transporter periplasmic adaptor subunit: MKKTLISVFVLTLFIAPPSLVQAEEDAHNEAGHDHAAGGDDHREGTGEEDEHEGGHAEEREHEEEGHGHEEESDGGHEEATSASINAKQKELAGIEVATLESKRVDYEIYAPGELLTNGYTSYHVSPRVASVVLRRHVELGEHVTKGQPLVTLFSETVAQAQADYRKAFPEWERISGLGRSVVGDQRFNTAKANIEAARATLLAYGLNDDDIGALKASGVGSLGEYTLRARVDGAVLTDEFEQGQRVEAGQPLVTLANESELWVEAHLPANSDIVLKQGAEAEVRVAGRVAVATVSQEAHTIDAVTRTRIVRLELDNPEDRFHPGMFADVYFLFKTKEPVLAVPESALMRRADGDWTVYVEEAEGEYEPVEVELGRSIGGLREISGLTAGQRIVSRGAFFVASEIAKGGFDPHNH, from the coding sequence ATGAAAAAAACTCTGATTTCAGTATTTGTTTTGACGCTGTTTATAGCTCCCCCTTCACTGGTGCAGGCCGAGGAAGATGCTCATAACGAGGCGGGCCACGATCATGCCGCCGGTGGCGACGATCATCGAGAAGGCACCGGTGAAGAGGATGAGCATGAGGGCGGACATGCTGAAGAACGTGAGCATGAAGAAGAAGGTCATGGCCACGAAGAGGAGAGCGATGGTGGTCATGAAGAAGCAACCTCCGCAAGCATCAATGCCAAACAAAAAGAGCTTGCCGGCATTGAAGTAGCAACCCTCGAGAGCAAGCGCGTTGACTATGAAATTTACGCTCCCGGTGAGCTGCTGACCAACGGCTATACCAGCTATCACGTGTCCCCCCGAGTTGCCTCGGTGGTGTTGAGACGTCACGTGGAATTGGGTGAGCACGTAACCAAAGGTCAGCCGCTGGTAACCCTGTTCAGTGAGACGGTGGCACAGGCGCAGGCTGATTACAGGAAGGCTTTTCCTGAATGGGAGCGAATCAGCGGGCTGGGTCGTTCCGTGGTGGGTGATCAACGGTTCAATACCGCGAAAGCCAATATTGAAGCGGCGAGGGCGACTCTGCTTGCTTATGGGCTAAACGATGATGACATTGGTGCGTTGAAGGCCAGCGGCGTAGGTAGTCTCGGTGAATACACGCTCAGGGCTCGCGTGGACGGCGCAGTGCTGACCGATGAGTTTGAGCAAGGACAAAGAGTTGAGGCAGGCCAACCGCTGGTGACTCTGGCTAATGAAAGCGAACTTTGGGTAGAGGCTCACCTGCCAGCAAACTCCGACATTGTCCTTAAGCAAGGAGCAGAAGCGGAAGTAAGAGTTGCAGGTCGTGTAGCTGTGGCAACGGTATCCCAAGAAGCTCATACCATTGACGCTGTGACCCGCACGCGGATTGTTCGGTTGGAGCTGGACAATCCTGAAGATCGTTTTCATCCCGGAATGTTTGCAGATGTGTATTTCCTTTTTAAAACCAAGGAGCCGGTACTTGCGGTGCCGGAGAGCGCCTTGATGCGAAGGGCCGATGGCGACTGGACGGTCTATGTGGAAGAGGCTGAAGGGGAGTATGAGCCTGTGGAAGTGGAACTGGGCCGCTCAATTGGCGGACTCCGTGAAATTTCCGGCCTGACTGCAGGCCAGCGGATTGTTTCGCGGGGCGCATTTTTTGTGGCCTCTGAAATTGCCAAAGGCGGCTTTGACCCACACAACCACTGA
- a CDS encoding TolC family protein, translating to MMKASKHSPRALLCSVLLSIPLLGQAETVNWANWLTGQISKHPEVLAATEQAAARKEDAQASEQPLYNPELSVGADRTGSENNFEAGLSQTIDWSDQQGALKEKAKLIRLSAQAGLSEAVLTQTSESLFALVEWRTTTLLEEIAESQQQRLDALLDQVEQRQQAGDLGRADAELLFLNLSRQLSEVAQAKAAVDRAETQVRERLPDWRPQDGGIPEYIWSALESEIGDADLLAHPSIAAARAEWQVLKSEAEVARRKATASPTVGLSGGRDGGENVVGLTFSIPLNVRNNYSAETRAANRRALEAEARFQALYRKRQYDLAGARASWKRYDKQLRRWKELSQGRVQRSADLLEKQWQVGDLSTSEYLQALGQRAESLKTGIELEKLAQLGLIELLSQSGELITPFQ from the coding sequence ATGATGAAGGCAAGCAAGCACTCGCCTCGGGCGTTGCTGTGTTCAGTACTATTGTCCATTCCTCTGTTAGGTCAAGCGGAGACTGTCAATTGGGCGAATTGGCTCACAGGCCAGATAAGTAAGCACCCGGAGGTACTGGCAGCGACAGAGCAGGCGGCAGCGCGGAAAGAGGACGCTCAGGCAAGCGAACAACCGCTGTATAACCCGGAGTTATCCGTGGGAGCAGACAGAACGGGCAGTGAGAATAACTTTGAGGCAGGGCTGTCACAAACGATCGATTGGTCTGATCAACAGGGCGCATTAAAGGAGAAGGCAAAGCTGATCAGGCTTTCTGCGCAAGCTGGCTTGAGCGAAGCAGTCCTGACACAAACGTCTGAATCATTGTTTGCGCTTGTCGAGTGGCGCACCACTACGCTGTTAGAGGAAATTGCTGAATCCCAACAGCAGCGCCTGGATGCCTTGCTGGACCAGGTTGAACAGCGCCAGCAGGCAGGTGATCTGGGGCGTGCCGACGCAGAGCTTCTGTTTTTAAATCTATCCCGTCAGTTGAGCGAAGTCGCCCAGGCAAAGGCCGCAGTTGATCGAGCAGAAACTCAAGTTAGAGAACGTCTGCCGGACTGGAGGCCTCAGGATGGGGGAATCCCCGAGTATATATGGTCAGCGCTGGAGTCCGAGATTGGTGATGCTGATCTGCTGGCACACCCGTCAATTGCTGCCGCTCGAGCCGAGTGGCAGGTGCTGAAAAGTGAGGCAGAGGTTGCCAGACGCAAAGCCACAGCATCGCCGACAGTAGGGCTGAGCGGAGGGCGTGACGGCGGCGAGAACGTGGTTGGCCTGACATTCTCGATCCCTCTGAACGTCCGTAATAACTACAGCGCTGAAACCCGGGCTGCGAATCGACGGGCTCTGGAGGCGGAAGCGCGGTTTCAGGCGCTCTACCGGAAACGACAATATGACCTGGCAGGCGCTCGCGCTTCCTGGAAGCGATACGACAAGCAACTCCGTCGATGGAAAGAACTATCCCAGGGGCGTGTACAGCGAAGTGCCGATTTGCTTGAGAAGCAGTGGCAGGTCGGCGACCTCTCCACCTCTGAGTATCTCCAGGCGCTGGGCCAGCGCGCGGAGAGTCTGAAAACCGGTATTGAACTGGAAAAGCTGGCGCAGCTGGGCCTGATTGAGCTCTTGAGCCAGTCTGGCGAACTGATCACCCCCTTCCAATAA
- a CDS encoding TonB-dependent receptor family protein, giving the protein MFKPCRLSLAVAISLAPGLNWAAGDNQPQMLEPMEIIGDASAVQTLPGSGYVVGEQQMKTEVETDINQVLKTVPGVYVREEEGLGLRPNIGIRGATAERSSNVTLMEDGILIAPAPYSNPAAYYFPTLKRMSSLEVLKGAPLLRYGPQTTGGVVNLISTPIPDQRQGYIESVTNDRGSTDVHVTYGDTAGDWGYLLETVQRSAKGFKEIDRSNRDTGFDIEDYVGKLRWQGERQSVTAKLQYSEETSNSSYLGLTDADFSQDPNRRYGLSSIDQMNNTHSGISLTHQFDWSNTVSSTATLYRNDFKRNWFKLSGGGSIIDSANGGDANAQGILDGTVDASGLDYKNNARDYLSEGVQVNFDVDMGSHQFDFGARYHEDEMDRFQPVDVYDQVNGSLVFQNTVAPTGSNNRFETGEALSFWALDTWQATDKLSVNLALRYEDVKTGRTQYADPGRTTIDSTRANESAELLPGTSFTYDLSQSWQVLGGVHRGFSPLGGGAKANEEPETSKNWEAGLRYFGNAFFAEMIGFYSDFSNKAENCSVGSPCSNGATSGSFVTGEAEISGVEFQLQTGTRAGEFYLPVSLTYTFTQAEISKDNAASGLTKGEQLKDVPENQMSFRTGMEHPSGWDNYLVATYVDEMCVSAGCNNTATKLDETESLFLVDFISRYALTASADVFLKVDNVFDEQQIVSRLPDGAMANLPRTASLGISVNF; this is encoded by the coding sequence ATGTTTAAACCTTGCCGACTATCACTGGCCGTGGCAATCAGCCTTGCCCCGGGTCTGAACTGGGCCGCCGGAGATAACCAGCCCCAGATGCTTGAACCCATGGAAATCATTGGCGATGCTTCTGCCGTCCAGACCTTGCCAGGGTCAGGCTACGTTGTTGGTGAGCAGCAGATGAAAACCGAAGTTGAGACCGACATCAACCAGGTACTGAAAACCGTTCCGGGTGTCTATGTGCGGGAAGAGGAAGGCCTGGGTCTGCGACCTAACATCGGCATCCGCGGCGCCACGGCCGAGCGCAGCAGCAATGTCACCCTGATGGAAGATGGCATTCTTATCGCACCGGCGCCCTACTCCAATCCGGCCGCCTATTATTTCCCGACGCTGAAGCGGATGTCCTCGCTGGAAGTGCTCAAGGGTGCCCCGCTGCTGCGCTATGGCCCGCAAACCACCGGTGGTGTCGTCAACCTGATTTCCACACCCATTCCCGATCAGCGGCAGGGCTATATTGAGTCCGTCACCAACGACCGCGGCTCCACCGACGTTCATGTAACCTACGGTGACACGGCCGGCGACTGGGGCTACCTGCTTGAGACCGTCCAGCGCTCCGCGAAAGGCTTCAAGGAAATTGACCGCAGCAACCGCGATACCGGCTTTGATATCGAAGACTATGTCGGCAAACTACGCTGGCAGGGAGAGCGCCAGAGCGTGACCGCCAAGCTGCAATACTCCGAGGAAACCTCCAACTCCAGTTACCTCGGCCTGACCGATGCGGACTTCAGCCAGGATCCGAACCGGCGTTACGGGTTGTCCAGCATCGACCAGATGAACAATACCCACTCCGGTATCAGCCTGACCCATCAGTTCGATTGGAGTAACACCGTAAGCAGCACGGCCACCCTCTATCGCAACGACTTCAAGCGGAACTGGTTCAAGCTCAGCGGCGGCGGAAGCATCATCGACTCGGCAAACGGCGGCGACGCCAATGCCCAGGGTATTCTGGACGGCACAGTTGATGCCAGCGGTCTGGATTACAAAAACAACGCCAGGGACTACCTGTCCGAGGGCGTGCAGGTAAACTTTGATGTCGACATGGGCAGCCACCAGTTTGATTTCGGCGCCCGCTACCACGAAGATGAAATGGATCGTTTCCAGCCAGTCGATGTTTATGACCAGGTCAACGGCTCTCTGGTGTTCCAGAACACTGTCGCCCCCACGGGCAGCAATAATCGCTTTGAGACCGGCGAGGCCCTGAGCTTCTGGGCGCTCGACACCTGGCAGGCGACGGACAAGCTCAGCGTTAACCTCGCCCTGCGCTACGAGGATGTGAAAACCGGTCGCACCCAATACGCGGATCCCGGCCGCACAACCATCGACAGCACCCGCGCCAATGAGAGTGCTGAACTCCTGCCCGGCACTTCCTTTACCTATGACCTATCCCAAAGCTGGCAGGTTCTGGGTGGCGTACACCGGGGTTTCTCACCTCTCGGGGGTGGTGCCAAGGCAAACGAAGAGCCGGAAACCAGCAAGAACTGGGAGGCCGGCCTCCGGTACTTTGGCAATGCGTTCTTCGCGGAAATGATCGGCTTCTACAGCGACTTCTCCAACAAGGCCGAAAACTGTTCCGTGGGATCGCCGTGCAGCAATGGCGCCACCTCTGGCAGTTTTGTAACCGGCGAGGCTGAAATTTCCGGTGTTGAGTTCCAGCTCCAGACCGGCACGCGGGCGGGCGAGTTCTACCTTCCGGTTAGCCTTACCTACACCTTTACCCAAGCGGAAATCAGCAAGGACAATGCTGCCTCGGGCCTGACAAAAGGTGAGCAGCTCAAAGACGTACCTGAAAACCAGATGAGCTTCCGGACAGGCATGGAACACCCAAGTGGCTGGGACAACTACCTTGTGGCCACCTACGTCGATGAAATGTGCGTCAGCGCAGGTTGCAACAACACCGCCACGAAACTGGACGAGACCGAGTCCCTGTTCCTGGTTGATTTCATCAGCCGCTACGCACTGACCGCCAGTGCGGATGTCTTCCTGAAAGTGGACAATGTGTTCGATGAGCAGCAAATTGTCTCACGTTTGCCCGATGGCGCCATGGCAAACCTACCACGCACCGCTTCATTGGGGATAAGCGTCAACTTCTGA
- a CDS encoding P-II family nitrogen regulator, which yields MYEIKAYVREVMAEHVVDALAKVQGVASIAVVSLNEFGHLVGDESPLEKVKMVKLEVDVATETVADEVVDIIVRTSRTRDGHPGDGKVLVSRLVRAVRIEDGAANESALQPTSS from the coding sequence ATGTACGAAATAAAGGCTTATGTCAGAGAGGTGATGGCGGAGCATGTGGTTGATGCTCTAGCAAAAGTCCAAGGAGTGGCAAGCATTGCCGTCGTGTCTCTCAACGAATTTGGCCATCTGGTCGGTGATGAGTCGCCTCTGGAGAAAGTGAAGATGGTCAAGCTGGAAGTAGATGTAGCGACCGAAACTGTTGCCGATGAAGTTGTGGACATCATTGTGCGAACGAGCAGGACCCGGGATGGACACCCGGGGGACGGCAAGGTACTGGTATCCCGCCTGGTTCGGGCTGTTCGCATCGAGGATGGTGCGGCCAACGAAAGCGCACTTCAACCCACTTCAAGCTAG
- a CDS encoding efflux RND transporter permease subunit gives MINAIVNYALNNRLMTLVFAIAVIVAGIFSFQKLPVDAFPDATPTMVQVFTTSPGLSPVDIETLISYPVEISMYGIPKLEKVQSTSIFGLSRVTIYFEDGTDIYFARRLVNERLSEAKRQIPEGMGEPELGPIASGLGRILMYSLETEDKEQYSLQEIRTIQDWIVKPQLRTVPGVTGVLSIGGEVKQYQVNIDAQELQARNLTVSDIRGALTQNNRNVGASFITRGGEEYIVRGYGWVDSGYEGIEDIQNIIVSKSEGESPIYVKDVAEVGLGPAIRRGAEVSSGEESVGGYVMKLIGTNTSQVLEDVNAKIDDLNKSLPEGLKIEAYYSQADLVGKAIGTVEKALLEGSVLVLVFLYLFLGNVRSTLIVVATLPLSVLFAFIAMRMSGLSANLMSLGGLAIGIGMMVDGAVVMIENIFRHLEERSDEKVSVLRLVGESAREVARPIVFAIGIIIIVFLPLFTLQGVEGKLFSPMAYTISFALIGALLLALTLVPVLASLSFKMGGQHKEPKLVLFLNRLYKPVVNTVVKVPKIVMGVAVVAFAGSLLLFPYLGSEFVPTLREGTFQIRSTLPPGASLESAIKYGKRIQSVVDEFPEVTGTYARIGRAEVGGDPEPVNVVATLVNLKPLDQWREDVSYEDLQSRIAEALDERVPGLANNLSQPIQLRTDELLSGVQAQLVASIFGDDLDELGRIGREVAALANDVPGATDVRAQQSAGKKQIVIRPDREVLAQFGISIDNLMSTVETGIGGKSAGLVFDGVRRFEIFARLQESYRGSIDEIRKLPLRGNSGELIPLSRVADVEMYAGPKKISRSNASRRQYVQMNVRGRDMGSVVQDLRNRIEKQVDMPPGYFVEFGGQFENQERAMARLAIVVPITLALIFLLLFSAFSSLRYAALIFMNVPFAVTGGIVALFVTGLYLSVPAAVGFIAVFGVAVLNGVVMVSYINQLRDEGYEVIEAVKLGAQRRLRPVLMTASVAILGLIPLLLADGIGSNVQRPLATVVVGGLITSTLLTLVVLPSVYQWFASERRDVEV, from the coding sequence ATGATCAACGCAATTGTGAATTATGCGCTGAACAATCGTTTGATGACGCTTGTTTTTGCTATCGCCGTGATCGTTGCCGGCATATTTTCATTTCAAAAACTGCCGGTGGATGCGTTTCCGGACGCGACACCGACCATGGTTCAGGTGTTCACTACCAGTCCTGGTTTGTCGCCAGTTGATATCGAAACGCTGATTTCCTATCCCGTTGAGATCAGCATGTATGGAATTCCCAAGTTAGAAAAAGTGCAGAGCACGTCGATTTTCGGACTTTCGCGGGTGACCATCTATTTCGAAGATGGCACCGATATCTACTTCGCCAGGCGGCTAGTTAACGAACGGCTATCCGAGGCCAAGCGCCAGATTCCCGAAGGGATGGGGGAACCCGAACTCGGGCCCATCGCAAGCGGTCTTGGGCGCATCCTGATGTATTCCTTGGAAACTGAGGATAAAGAGCAGTACAGCCTGCAGGAAATCCGCACGATCCAAGACTGGATTGTCAAGCCACAGCTCAGAACCGTGCCGGGTGTAACCGGTGTCCTGTCCATCGGCGGCGAGGTAAAACAATACCAGGTCAATATCGATGCGCAGGAGCTTCAGGCAAGGAACTTGACGGTGTCTGATATTCGCGGCGCTCTCACCCAGAATAATCGTAACGTCGGCGCCTCTTTCATTACGCGAGGCGGTGAAGAGTACATTGTTCGCGGTTACGGTTGGGTCGACTCAGGTTACGAAGGCATCGAAGACATCCAGAACATCATTGTGTCCAAGAGTGAGGGTGAGTCCCCTATTTACGTCAAGGATGTGGCGGAGGTTGGGCTTGGGCCAGCGATTCGCCGTGGGGCAGAGGTGTCCTCGGGTGAGGAATCCGTGGGCGGTTACGTGATGAAATTGATTGGCACCAACACCAGTCAGGTGCTTGAGGACGTCAATGCGAAAATCGACGATCTGAACAAGTCCCTCCCAGAGGGGTTGAAGATTGAAGCGTATTACTCTCAGGCAGACTTGGTGGGCAAGGCTATAGGCACTGTCGAGAAAGCACTGCTTGAAGGTTCGGTTCTGGTACTGGTTTTTCTCTATCTGTTCCTCGGAAATGTTCGTTCCACACTGATCGTGGTGGCGACATTGCCGTTGTCTGTACTCTTTGCGTTCATTGCCATGCGCATGTCGGGCCTGTCGGCCAACCTGATGAGTCTGGGGGGGCTGGCTATCGGCATCGGCATGATGGTGGACGGCGCTGTCGTGATGATAGAGAACATCTTCCGACACCTTGAGGAGCGATCCGATGAAAAGGTCAGCGTTTTGAGGCTTGTAGGTGAGTCCGCTCGGGAAGTGGCTCGTCCGATCGTGTTTGCGATTGGCATCATTATCATTGTTTTTTTGCCGCTGTTTACCCTGCAGGGCGTTGAGGGCAAGCTGTTTTCGCCCATGGCCTACACCATCAGCTTCGCGTTGATTGGTGCGCTGCTACTCGCGTTGACATTGGTGCCGGTTCTGGCCTCGCTCTCATTCAAAATGGGTGGGCAACATAAGGAGCCGAAGCTGGTTCTGTTCCTGAACCGGTTATACAAGCCGGTGGTGAATACTGTCGTCAAAGTCCCTAAGATTGTGATGGGCGTGGCCGTCGTTGCTTTTGCAGGCAGTCTTCTGCTCTTTCCCTATCTCGGAAGCGAATTCGTTCCCACGCTCAGGGAAGGCACGTTCCAGATTCGCTCGACACTGCCACCTGGAGCCAGTCTTGAATCCGCCATCAAATATGGCAAACGGATTCAGTCCGTTGTAGATGAATTTCCAGAGGTCACCGGCACCTATGCCAGGATCGGTCGTGCCGAAGTGGGTGGTGATCCTGAACCTGTGAACGTTGTCGCGACGCTTGTCAATCTGAAGCCCCTGGATCAGTGGCGAGAGGACGTGAGCTATGAGGATCTCCAAAGCAGGATTGCAGAGGCTTTGGATGAACGGGTCCCGGGGCTTGCCAACAATCTGTCCCAACCGATTCAGCTCAGAACCGACGAACTCCTGTCAGGCGTTCAGGCGCAACTGGTTGCCAGCATTTTCGGCGATGACCTAGACGAGTTGGGCCGGATCGGCAGGGAGGTAGCGGCCCTGGCGAATGATGTGCCGGGTGCAACGGATGTGCGCGCGCAGCAGAGTGCGGGTAAAAAACAGATCGTTATTCGCCCCGACCGTGAAGTGCTGGCGCAGTTCGGCATCAGCATCGATAACCTGATGAGTACGGTTGAAACCGGTATTGGCGGTAAAAGCGCCGGGCTGGTTTTCGACGGTGTCCGGCGATTTGAGATTTTCGCCCGGCTGCAAGAGTCCTATCGCGGGTCCATCGATGAAATCAGGAAGCTTCCCCTTAGGGGCAACAGCGGCGAGCTGATACCGCTTTCACGGGTGGCAGATGTTGAGATGTACGCGGGACCCAAGAAAATTTCACGCTCCAATGCCAGTCGGCGACAGTACGTGCAGATGAACGTACGTGGTCGCGATATGGGCAGTGTTGTTCAGGATTTGCGCAATCGGATTGAAAAGCAAGTGGACATGCCGCCGGGGTATTTCGTGGAGTTCGGTGGTCAGTTTGAGAACCAGGAAAGGGCCATGGCGCGGCTGGCGATTGTTGTGCCGATTACCCTGGCGCTTATTTTCCTGCTTCTTTTCTCCGCATTCAGCAGTCTGCGCTATGCGGCGCTGATCTTCATGAATGTGCCCTTTGCGGTTACTGGTGGCATTGTCGCGCTTTTTGTGACGGGGCTTTACCTCTCCGTGCCTGCAGCGGTGGGGTTCATCGCTGTGTTTGGCGTAGCCGTACTGAACGGTGTGGTGATGGTGAGCTACATCAATCAGTTGCGGGACGAAGGCTACGAAGTCATTGAAGCAGTCAAGCTGGGTGCTCAACGCCGTTTGCGGCCGGTTCTGATGACAGCCTCGGTGGCTATTCTGGGGCTGATTCCCTTGTTGCTGGCCGACGGTATTGGTTCCAATGTCCAACGGCCGCTGGCGACGGTTGTGGTTGGCGGTCTGATCACCTCAACGCTGCTGACGCTGGTGGTGTTGCCCAGTGTGTACCAGTGGTTTGCATCCGAACGTCGTGACGTTGAAGTCTGA